One Bacteroidota bacterium genomic region harbors:
- a CDS encoding GNAT family N-acetyltransferase, producing the protein MIKIVRTDSDNQDFRQLVLLLDRELKERDGEDHSFFAQFNKIDKIKHALVAYLNDVPCACGAIKEYNKETMEVKRMFVLPEERGKGIAGEILDELENWSKELNFKKCILETGKRQPEAIRLYSKSGYNVIPNYGQYENVNNSVCFEKNFNQ; encoded by the coding sequence ATGATAAAAATTGTACGAACCGATTCCGATAATCAGGATTTCCGTCAGCTGGTCTTATTGCTTGATCGTGAACTGAAAGAAAGAGACGGAGAAGATCATTCCTTTTTCGCGCAGTTTAATAAGATCGATAAGATCAAACATGCTCTTGTGGCTTATTTAAATGATGTACCCTGTGCTTGTGGTGCAATAAAGGAATATAATAAAGAAACGATGGAAGTGAAACGAATGTTTGTCCTACCGGAAGAAAGAGGCAAAGGTATTGCCGGAGAGATCTTAGATGAATTGGAAAATTGGTCGAAGGAATTAAATTTCAAAAAATGCATTCTTGAAACCGGCAAGAGACAACCGGAAGCTATTCGACTGTATTCAAAAAGTGGTTACAATGTGATTCCGAATTATGGTCAATATGAAAATGTAAACAATAGTGTCTGCTTCGAAAAGAACTTCAATCAATAA
- a CDS encoding DUF2817 domain-containing protein, whose amino-acid sequence MAVASVPLTDVAKAKHNAVLFPYQTIHRSNYYIQEEIKDTFDFSGYMQDLESASEKFHPQSDSVLFEEKYYKYQIIKHEPENYKKKVLIIASIHGDEPAGALSIPILLRNIKQDSSKYANTSILILSPINPVGLAFSSRENEMGCNLNRDYHEPTQSETKRIVLEIEKFKPDIILDLHENNGNWKTCIMANSLVSDELGKILCDDLKTKSIPLAESAFDTNLEHPGWLKRGSYRMAVNYLAGLNDLMRYGEEIKIPVITLEGDQSLEQRKRIEICTSIFDVVVQYDKSFGMK is encoded by the coding sequence TTGGCCGTAGCCTCAGTACCCTTAACGGATGTTGCAAAAGCTAAACACAATGCGGTTCTTTTTCCATATCAAACTATACATCGAAGTAATTATTATATTCAGGAAGAAATTAAAGACACATTTGATTTTTCCGGATACATGCAGGACCTGGAGAGCGCTTCAGAAAAATTTCATCCCCAATCGGATTCGGTTTTATTCGAAGAAAAATATTATAAATATCAAATCATAAAGCACGAGCCGGAAAATTATAAAAAGAAAGTGTTAATCATTGCCTCGATTCATGGGGATGAGCCGGCAGGAGCATTGTCTATCCCGATTCTTCTAAGAAATATAAAACAAGATAGCAGCAAGTATGCAAATACATCCATCTTAATTTTGTCGCCAATTAATCCTGTTGGACTGGCATTTTCATCAAGGGAGAATGAAATGGGATGTAACCTCAACAGAGACTATCATGAACCAACTCAGTCAGAAACAAAAAGAATTGTACTAGAAATTGAGAAATTCAAGCCGGATATCATTCTTGATCTGCATGAAAATAATGGAAACTGGAAAACCTGCATCATGGCGAATTCACTTGTATCAGACGAACTTGGGAAAATCTTGTGTGATGACTTAAAGACAAAATCAATTCCACTTGCCGAATCTGCATTTGATACGAACCTGGAACACCCCGGCTGGCTCAAACGTGGCTCCTACAGAATGGCTGTAAATTATTTGGCAGGATTGAACGATTTGATGCGCTATGGTGAAGAAATAAAAATTCCGGTAATCACTCTTGAAGGTGATCAATCTCTGGAGCAAAGGAAACGTATTGAAATTTGTACATCAATCTTTGATGTTGTTGTGCAGTACGATAAATCCTTTGGAATGAAATAG
- a CDS encoding NAD-dependent epimerase/dehydratase family protein — protein MQTILGSGGTIGTDLAKYLKTYTNEIRLVSRTPKKVNDSDILYPADLSSADQIDKAIEGSEVCYLTIGFDYKLKVWKEKWPPLIKNVVDACIRHHSKLVFFDNVYAIGAKHVGHITESSPINPTSKKGAIRAAVDRHILENVEKGKLQAIIARSPDFFGPVKTSNSLLMSTVYDNLKKGKSAQWLCNSNVIHTMGYGPELAKGTAMLGNTSEAYNQVWNLPVDQETLTGKQWVKLFAEEMNCPDKLMVLPGAGIWFLGLFIPVLMEFYEMRYQFDRDYFFDSSKFIKHFHHTPISNREAVKQVIAALNK, from the coding sequence ATGCAAACAATACTCGGTTCAGGAGGAACAATAGGAACAGATCTGGCAAAGTATTTAAAAACATATACAAATGAAATCCGACTGGTTAGCAGAACTCCTAAGAAAGTGAACGATTCTGATATATTATACCCTGCGGATTTATCTTCTGCGGATCAAATCGACAAAGCAATCGAGGGAAGCGAAGTGTGTTATCTTACTATTGGATTCGATTACAAATTAAAAGTATGGAAAGAGAAATGGCCGCCTTTAATCAAGAATGTCGTAGATGCTTGTATTCGTCACCATTCAAAATTAGTTTTTTTCGATAACGTGTATGCAATCGGTGCGAAGCATGTGGGTCACATTACTGAAAGTTCTCCAATCAACCCCACCAGTAAAAAGGGAGCAATTCGGGCAGCTGTTGACCGTCATATTTTGGAAAATGTTGAAAAGGGAAAACTGCAGGCAATCATTGCCCGTTCACCTGATTTTTTCGGTCCTGTAAAAACTTCCAACAGTCTATTGATGAGTACAGTCTATGACAATTTGAAAAAGGGGAAATCTGCGCAATGGCTTTGTAATTCTAATGTGATTCATACAATGGGGTATGGCCCCGAACTCGCCAAAGGAACAGCCATGTTGGGAAATACTTCTGAGGCATATAACCAGGTTTGGAATCTTCCGGTTGATCAGGAAACGCTGACAGGTAAACAATGGGTGAAATTATTCGCCGAGGAAATGAATTGTCCGGATAAATTAATGGTATTACCCGGGGCAGGTATTTGGTTTCTAGGTTTGTTCATTCCTGTATTAATGGAATTCTATGAAATGCGCTATCAGTTTGACAGAGACTACTTTTTCGATTCATCAAAATTCATAAAACATTTTCATCATACTCCGATTTCAAACCGTGAAGCTGTAAAACAGGTTATTGCCGCATTAAATAAATAA
- a CDS encoding YfiR family protein, protein MIKRSILFSSFYLLALLVNAASVYSQTNYKFEAIYIYSFTKYLSWPDNTIKNQFVVGIYGYSPMQQELVSVTNGKTVGDKSISVKNYNTIEEIENCQILFVTTEYEGDLPELTKIANAKHILLITDGNEMSGKGAGINLVNVDGKQKFELNEAAVKKAGLKISNQLIPLAILVK, encoded by the coding sequence TTGATAAAACGGAGTATTCTTTTTAGTAGCTTTTATTTATTGGCGCTGCTGGTCAATGCTGCGTCGGTTTACAGTCAGACGAATTATAAATTTGAGGCAATCTATATTTATTCTTTTACCAAATACCTGAGCTGGCCGGATAACACAATTAAAAATCAGTTTGTTGTTGGTATATATGGTTATTCACCAATGCAACAGGAATTAGTTAGTGTAACCAACGGGAAGACTGTAGGAGACAAAAGTATCTCTGTGAAAAATTATAATACCATAGAAGAAATTGAAAACTGTCAGATTCTTTTTGTTACAACAGAATATGAAGGAGATTTACCTGAGCTTACGAAAATCGCCAATGCCAAACACATTTTACTTATCACCGACGGAAACGAAATGAGCGGGAAAGGAGCCGGTATTAATCTTGTAAATGTTGATGGAAAACAAAAATTTGAATTGAATGAGGCCGCTGTCAAAAAAGCAGGGCTCAAAATCTCAAATCAGCTTATTCCGCTTGCTATTCTGGTTAAATAG